In Streptomyces sp. Li-HN-5-11, the sequence CCGTGCCGCCAAGGTCGCCAACGCCTTGGGCAAGACCGGGCGGCTCGTCGACCCCATGACCTACGTCGGCAAGGGCGCGGGCTTCGCCAAGCTGAAGGCCGGCGACATGATGGCGGGCCTCAAGGAGCTCCACTCCGGTGCCGCCGACGACTTCCTCCACGGCGCGGATTCACCCAAGATCCCGCAGACGCACGCCCCCGTCACCATCTCGGACAAGTCCGTCCGGTACCCCGACGGCTCGATCCTCCACGAAGACGGCACCATGCTCTCCCCGGAGGGCAGGCCGCACCAGAAACCGATCCCGGTCGAGTCCTCGGCCGCGGACCGCTTGGCGCGGCACGAGATCTCGCCGCCGTCGCACGTCTCCTCGCCGTCGCACATGCCGGTCCACGCGGACCAGCCGGTGCCGGCGCACGTGGGCGGTGGCAGTGGGGCCGAGGGCGCCTCCCACGCGAGTGGCCACGGCGCACCCACCGCCTCCCACCAACCCGGCCACGCGGGTCACAGCGGTTCGGGGACGGCAACGGCACCCACCACTCACCACGGCGCGAACGGCGGTGGCCACGAGGCTGGCCACGGGTCCGGGGGGCACGACGCCGGGGGCCACGATGCCGCGGGCCACGGCCCCGCCGACTCCGGAACGGGGCACGGCGGCGGTGGAGATCCCCACCACGGTCAGGACGGCCAGCAGCCGACGGACCACGTCGAGGAGCCGCCCGCCCCCAAGCCAAGCGGTCACATCCCCGAGCACACCTTCGAGCACGTGCTCAAGGGAGAGTTGAAGTACGGCAAGGACGGTCAGCCCAAGGTCGTCGGATACCATTTCCGTCCAGGCGGTCGTGACCCCTACGGTGTAAAGGTCCCGAGGATCCTCAAGATTGACCACAAAACGGGACTGACGGTGGGCAACGTGTGGATGCGCAACCCACGTGATGGCACCTGGGTGATGAAGCGGAACATGTCGACCTTCTTCCCTTCGACGTGGACGGAGCGTGAAGTTCGGCGGGCGATGGTCAAGGCATTCGAGAACAGCAAGGTAGTCAATCCCAGAAGCCACATGTGGGAAGGTGAATACAAGGGGATCACCTTTCAAGGGTATTTCGACCCCGTCACGGGTGACGCGAAGACCATCTATCCGATCATGCCCCGCAGATAAGCAGTAGAAGGAGATCAGCGCATGATCCGCACTCATTACTATATGGAAAGCGAATTCGAGACGCCGCGCTTCAACGGCCCTGCGGAGCTCGATGTTCTGGGGGAGTGGGTGACTGCCGACATCCAGCTCGTCGGGCTTTCCATTCTGGAAGCGATCGACTTGGTGAGGCTGGCGCAGTCCGACCCCGGTTTCGGCCCGGAGGAGTTCGGCGGAAACGCCCACACCGCCACCTTCAGCTCCCAGGGTGTGGCGATTGAAAACCACTTCCTGGAGCACGTGCAGGGTGAATTCCCGCTGGACAAGGCATTGGCGGTCCTGCTCGACTTCTGGGACTACTACGTACTGGCGTGTCCCACAGATGTGGTGTCCGACTGGAACGAGTACGTGAAGGAGAACGGGCGGGACCCGCTCGCGGGGCTTCGAGACGTTACCGCGTGATCCGCACTCAGTACTATGCGCAGGGCGACTTCGGGCTACCGCTCTTCCAAGGTCCTGCAGAGCTCAACGCTCTGGGGAACTGGGTGACCGGAGACATCCAGCTTTCCCCGCTTTCCATTCTGGAAGCGATCGACTTGGTGAGGCTGGCGCAGGCCGACCCCGGTTTCACCCCGGAGGAGATGGACGGAAACGCCCACACCGCCACCTTCAGCTCCCAGGGTGTGGCGATTGAAAACCACTTCGCGGAGCACGTGCAGGGTGAATTCCTGCTGGACAAGGCATTGGCGGTCCTGCTCGACTTCTGGGACTACTACCTCCTGGCGCACCCCGAAAAAATATCGCGTCCTACTGGAGCGAGTACCCGAAGGAGAACGGTCGGGACCCGCTCGCGGGGCTTTGAGACATTACGGTGTGATTCACTCTCCAAAGAGTCCTGAGGGCGACGCTGGCCGATCAAGTCCGCACCCTGCACGGTGGTGTCATCGCTACCGTGCCGTGCAGAACACGCACCCCTCCCAATACGGCAGCGCACTGAGTACACGATGGCGTGCACACGAGGCCATCGCTGCTTCCTCATGGCCGGGGAAAGCCATGGACGACCCGTCGTCGCGGGAAGTCAGGGTGTACGCGGTCACGATGGTGCGGAAGCGGCGTAGGTGGTCCGCAGCGAAAGCCGGGTCGTAGTCCAGCTCGTCCCATCGATGCCGGTTCAGGGCCAGGTCGGTGACGCGGAGGACGAAGTCCTTGTTACGCGCCTGTTCTTCGGGTGACGTGCCCCAGTCGATGTCCTCCAAGTCGAAGCCGACCGCTCCCCGCCCCATGACGTTCTGGTCCTGTAGCGCGAGGAGGGCGGCGAAGCGGTAGTCCCATGGCTCCTCCACGAGATCGGTCACCGCCAGCATCAGGACGTCCACGAATGCCGCCGTGGCGCCGTTGCTCAAGTAGAGGCCGTCGCCACCGCCGTAGAAGTTGTTGCCCACCGCGTCACCCTACGATCTCCGCCGTCAGGCGATGGCGGCCTCCCACTCCACCCGGCGCCCGTACGGCCACTCCCGCGCGTCCGTCGCCTCCCCGGCCGTGATTGTCTTGTGCTCCGCCTGCCAGGCTCAACCAGACGGCACTCGACGAAGTACCGACGACCGACCACGGGGACCACGGGGGCACCGCATGACCAAAGACGTGATCGCACTGACCGACCGCATGCCGGACGCCTGGAGCGTCCTGGCCGGGCTCCTCGCCGGCGGTCCCGACCTCCAGGTCCAGTCCGCCGCCGAAGGAGCGGTCATCCAGCTCTGCGACACGGAGGGCCGCCCCCTCGTCTCGATCGAGGTTCCGCTGCTGCTCCACGTGCCGGGGGAGGCACAGCGGCTGCTCGGCGCCACGGGTGCCGACAACAAGCAGAGGTGGTGGACCGAAGCCCGCGCCTCCACCGCGGTGCCCGAGGCCGAACGGCTCGCAGGAGCCTTCGCTGCGCGCCTCACGACCCTGCTCGGCGGCCACATCTGGCCGCCCGACGCGCCCGGCGCCGACGACGCGGCCCACCCCGTCGACACCTCCGGAATCACGGCCGTCCCCACCCCCACCCCCGCCGCCGCACAGCCCGCCGTCGACGTGCTCACCGACAAGGTCGCCGTGGTCCTCCAGGACCGGCCCGTCATCGGCATGACCAGCTGGCTCTCCGAGGCCCTGCGCGCCACGCTCGAGAGCGAACGCGCCCTCCAGATCGTCACACCGAGCCACTGCCGGCTCTCCCTCCCCACCAGCGCTGTTCTCACCGGCCCGCCCACTCGCTGGGTCATCCAGGACCCCGACTGCGGCTACTACGACGGCCTCACCGGCGCCGTCCTGTGCTGGCGGGACGGCGCCTTCCAGGCCGCCAAGAACGCCGACGGCGAGACACCGGTCGCCCCCGCCTTCGCGGACGTCACCCGCACCGGTGAGCGACAGCTCCTCCTCAGCTTCCGCACGGTCCACCAGCCCAGCGCCCACCTGGTCCTCGGCGGCGCCCTGGAGGCCGCCTGGCAGGCCCTCGCAGGCGAACTCCCCACAGGCTGGGGCACCGCCGAACCGGCCAACCTGCCGTGGTCGCGACGCCGCCTCACCGATCTGGCGTACGAGCGCGCCCCCCAGTCGACCTGGACCGTCGTCGTCGGCTCGGCCGACCGGCCCGCCCTCGCCACCCTGCGCGTACTGCGCACGCCGGACGGAGTCGAGGAAGACGTCACCCTCGGCGTCGGCTTCCGCGACGGCGAGAAGCCGCCAGTGTCCGCCGTCGCGGACCTGGCCGTGGAACTCACCGCGCGGCACGGCCTGCGCACCCTCCTCGCGCACCTGCGCGAGGCCCGAGCGGACCTCACCGTGCCGCCGCACTTCCAACGGCCACCCGTACCGTTCGGCTTCGCCCTGGGCCCCGCCGAAGTCGCCGAGGCGGGCACCGGCGTCGCCGCCCGCCCCCCGCTTCCTGCCGCCCCGGTACGGCTCGGCACCGCGGCCAGGCCGGGCTACTACTACCCACTGGGGGACGGCGAGTCGGCAGAGGGCTGGACCGCCTTCGAGACACTGCTGCGACACCTGCGCGGCGCCCCGTAAGGGGCCCGGCTGCAGACGCTTCAGTGCGGCTGACGACCGCCAGTAGTCGTGGACCTGTTCCCGCATCTTCGCCGTCACGTCCTGCTGCCGGCCCTGATGGGACAGTCAGGCCCGGAGGATGGTGACGTCCGAGCCCGAGAACTGTGCTGAGGCCCCGGCTCAGCCTCGCACGCGGGGACGACCTGAACGCTGCGGGAGAGAGCGGCCTTCCGATTTGGCTACTGCTGTGACCGGGATGGTTCACCGTGATCGGAAGGCGGCTCGCGGGACGAGCGCACGCGAAACGGCTGGTATTACTGGGGCATGCAGGAAGAGATTGCACGCTCCGCGATCGACACGTTCATCTCCGCGTTCAACGCCTCGGACGACAGCTATGTGACTGCCCTGCTCTCCCAGGCTCTGACCTCGGACGTGGTCTTCTGGGGGCCGTTGGGTCGCGTCGAAGGAATCGCGGCGGTCGAGCGGTTCGTGCTGGACATCCGGCGCCACCCGGCGGGGACCGGCACGATGGTGCGCTGCTCAGCGGTGG encodes:
- a CDS encoding DUF6177 family protein, producing MTKDVIALTDRMPDAWSVLAGLLAGGPDLQVQSAAEGAVIQLCDTEGRPLVSIEVPLLLHVPGEAQRLLGATGADNKQRWWTEARASTAVPEAERLAGAFAARLTTLLGGHIWPPDAPGADDAAHPVDTSGITAVPTPTPAAAQPAVDVLTDKVAVVLQDRPVIGMTSWLSEALRATLESERALQIVTPSHCRLSLPTSAVLTGPPTRWVIQDPDCGYYDGLTGAVLCWRDGAFQAAKNADGETPVAPAFADVTRTGERQLLLSFRTVHQPSAHLVLGGALEAAWQALAGELPTGWGTAEPANLPWSRRRLTDLAYERAPQSTWTVVVGSADRPALATLRVLRTPDGVEEDVTLGVGFRDGEKPPVSAVADLAVELTARHGLRTLLAHLREARADLTVPPHFQRPPVPFGFALGPAEVAEAGTGVAARPPLPAAPVRLGTAARPGYYYPLGDGESAEGWTAFETLLRHLRGAP
- a CDS encoding EndoU domain-containing protein, translated to MIGDLSDIPEYSGDLDQLEKDAGTLKKAASDIRDTGRDVHNDFQGLASCYTAPEADQLFHTTLPVRDKADAFATKLETVGSALSTFARDARPLVQRMDQLRSEAAAFRKSIEGNHDWRQDQKNIDKNAHLVHEIGRVWGEFQELERSTATKIDGQVGGTRWIADDGSHKKGMYGFNADDAAKADDTPWGKVDEREYTGLDAAWQWTKHNVGGAIKGFFVDGVWDTLKGIGHMVNVFDWDTFTKTWKGIGDVFGGVSAYIMTPYDWAMDKMFGPADHSDTDRQKKALRDFGKSLIAYDEWGTNPARAGGTVAFNVLTLGAGSFLKLGKAGSLAAKAGEAGEAGEAASAASRAAKVANALGKTGRLVDPMTYVGKGAGFAKLKAGDMMAGLKELHSGAADDFLHGADSPKIPQTHAPVTISDKSVRYPDGSILHEDGTMLSPEGRPHQKPIPVESSAADRLARHEISPPSHVSSPSHMPVHADQPVPAHVGGGSGAEGASHASGHGAPTASHQPGHAGHSGSGTATAPTTHHGANGGGHEAGHGSGGHDAGGHDAAGHGPADSGTGHGGGGDPHHGQDGQQPTDHVEEPPAPKPSGHIPEHTFEHVLKGELKYGKDGQPKVVGYHFRPGGRDPYGVKVPRILKIDHKTGLTVGNVWMRNPRDGTWVMKRNMSTFFPSTWTEREVRRAMVKAFENSKVVNPRSHMWEGEYKGITFQGYFDPVTGDAKTIYPIMPRR
- a CDS encoding nuclear transport factor 2 family protein, with protein sequence MQEEIARSAIDTFISAFNASDDSYVTALLSQALTSDVVFWGPLGRVEGIAAVERFVLDIRRHPAGTGTMVRCSAVDMPDEWARYQWVFTTPAGGPRLAGTDVVHLRRSLIDQVIVFAGEIEPFAS